A stretch of the Acidilobus sp. 7A genome encodes the following:
- a CDS encoding mechanosensitive ion channel domain-containing protein translates to MAAQQQQQEGAVTPLEAGKRAGGALTKMIVYIVVYVIVAAALQFLMSRFHVIAYLKYVNAILVLAFGWYIVNSFADFIYWTMRGKYDHPTAVAFKNMMRIIGIIAIIAAVVGAAVGGIGGLTIGGFLGIVVGFAMQQVAGQAVAGIFLMGARPFKVGDHVNILGEDGIVEDVTSLFTKVRKQDGTVVLIPSSSVIGNKIYLMLQKLTGQQSGQ, encoded by the coding sequence ATGGCGGCGCAGCAACAGCAGCAGGAGGGGGCAGTGACCCCTCTTGAGGCGGGCAAGAGGGCAGGAGGGGCCCTAACTAAGATGATCGTCTACATAGTCGTCTACGTCATCGTCGCTGCAGCCCTGCAGTTCCTCATGTCGCGGTTTCACGTCATTGCCTACTTAAAGTACGTCAACGCCATACTGGTCCTGGCCTTCGGCTGGTACATAGTTAACTCATTCGCCGACTTCATATACTGGACCATGAGGGGCAAGTACGACCATCCGACGGCTGTTGCCTTCAAGAACATGATGAGGATCATAGGCATAATTGCAATAATAGCGGCAGTGGTCGGAGCGGCGGTCGGAGGCATTGGCGGCCTGACCATAGGCGGCTTCCTGGGCATAGTGGTGGGCTTCGCCATGCAGCAGGTCGCGGGGCAGGCGGTGGCCGGCATATTCCTGATGGGCGCAAGGCCCTTCAAGGTAGGCGACCACGTCAACATACTGGGAGAGGACGGCATAGTTGAGGACGTAACTTCCCTGTTCACCAAGGTGAGGAAGCAGGACGGCACGGTGGTGCTGATACCGAGCTCGTCGGTGATAGGCAACAAGATCTACCTCATGCTCCAGAAGCTCACGGGCCAGCAGTCAGGCCAGTGA
- a CDS encoding MFS transporter, whose amino-acid sequence MAYIVVVAATPLIGDLLLSWLSDRILGRKRTYLITMSLYGVGSLIIVLDLLLVPKGLAQMVTFLFAYGLSLFGVEGEVPIGLALLAELSPVKHREKTLILSPNFENIGAAAAAALAYAVYSYRNSYVLDALAVAAMAIVGLAAAIVLRLLMPESVRWLMAHGRTREAEGEAERVGRELEQVQVVSESPRVGLGGRFTVLTLWSLANYLTWGLMAFVLADYYFTGGALYLVMFFANLGASAAAAAALFVDRLDLRDFTILSFSLALLSFAPVLAYVLLGLRSAPLFYGLTFANLFFVTFTWWVRTIHEPLLFPTQRRAFLIGSVRAIAMSAYTASTYLTASFPEWAFVVYGMAFQGLGLAGAVWWRLRGYDVRMRGLESLSASVRVPRPATARAP is encoded by the coding sequence GTGGCGTACATAGTTGTCGTCGCGGCGACGCCGCTCATAGGCGACCTGCTGCTCTCCTGGCTCTCCGACAGGATCTTGGGCAGGAAGAGGACCTACTTAATAACCATGAGCCTCTACGGAGTCGGCAGCCTGATAATTGTACTTGACCTGCTCCTGGTCCCCAAGGGGCTGGCCCAGATGGTCACGTTCCTCTTTGCCTATGGCCTCTCCCTGTTCGGGGTCGAGGGAGAGGTCCCGATAGGCCTGGCCCTCCTGGCCGAGCTCTCGCCTGTGAAGCACAGGGAGAAGACCCTCATACTCTCGCCCAACTTTGAGAACATAGGTGCTGCCGCTGCCGCCGCCCTAGCTTACGCGGTCTACTCATATAGGAACTCCTACGTCCTTGACGCCCTGGCCGTCGCAGCCATGGCTATTGTAGGCCTTGCCGCCGCCATAGTCCTGAGGCTCCTCATGCCCGAGTCCGTCAGGTGGCTCATGGCCCACGGGAGGACGAGGGAGGCCGAGGGCGAGGCCGAGAGGGTCGGGAGGGAGCTGGAGCAGGTGCAGGTCGTCAGTGAGAGCCCAAGGGTGGGCCTCGGGGGGAGGTTCACCGTCCTGACCCTCTGGTCCCTCGCGAACTACCTGACCTGGGGCCTCATGGCCTTCGTGCTGGCTGACTACTACTTCACGGGAGGCGCCCTCTACCTGGTCATGTTCTTCGCGAACCTGGGCGCCTCGGCCGCGGCCGCGGCCGCCCTCTTCGTTGACAGGCTCGACTTAAGGGACTTCACGATCCTCTCCTTCTCCCTGGCCCTCCTCAGCTTCGCCCCCGTGCTGGCCTACGTCCTGCTGGGCCTCCGCTCGGCGCCCCTCTTCTACGGCCTCACGTTCGCCAACCTCTTCTTCGTTACCTTCACCTGGTGGGTTAGGACGATACACGAGCCCCTCCTCTTCCCAACGCAGAGGAGGGCCTTCCTGATAGGGTCCGTCAGGGCCATAGCCATGAGCGCCTACACGGCCTCGACCTACCTGACAGCCTCGTTCCCCGAGTGGGCCTTCGTTGTCTACGGCATGGCTTTCCAGGGCCTCGGGCTGGCCGGGGCCGTCTGGTGGAGGCTGAGGGGCTACGACGTAAGGATGAGGGGCCTTGAGAGCCTGTCTGCGAGCGTGAGGGTCCCAAGGCCAGCTACGGCCAGGGCCCCGTAG
- a CDS encoding ABC transporter substrate-binding protein, translating into MRARRSISTVALATIIIVVVVVAAVGGYMAYVSTRHHVTTTTTTTPTTTTTTTSTTTSTSTITPTTTTSAPTYITIGVVYDSTGSYATSSMPEYEGLELWANWVNSHGGIYVKEYGKNLTVKIIALDAGSNSQTALSDYEQLVDVDHVDILVADFGSVMTAPGVSFTNSSHVLFWDVTGSSFAFFVNNNYIVLTSLPVSPYFILYVPGFLHTLGIHNVAVIYDENDFNAYQSYFLAPGLKSYGINVIYNTSVPTSTSDYSSIIATLETLHPQAVLELGYPTNDIAFLNQLASAHACFPLVLTNFPGQLLPTFLSQVGANMNGTFTLAYPPIVSYTPQLAAKLGLKWWGPTYEEFASLWESTYHTPPNFLAIAGFNAGLIIEGAIINAGSLSPSALKAAVLSNLSGKVMTIDGIFNVTSNGMQVGENPIPAQVWVWPNGTTTVNLLYPSSYKNGTAVYPAPCPP; encoded by the coding sequence TTGAGGGCTAGGAGGTCTATCTCAACTGTTGCCCTGGCGACCATCATAATTGTGGTGGTAGTGGTAGCGGCGGTCGGAGGCTACATGGCTTACGTCTCGACAAGGCATCACGTTACTACCACGACTACAACCACGCCCACGACGACTACTACAACAACGTCTACAACTACGTCTACATCAACAATCACTCCCACGACAACGACGTCTGCACCTACGTATATAACGATCGGCGTGGTCTACGACTCCACAGGCTCCTACGCTACATCCTCTATGCCTGAGTACGAAGGGTTAGAGCTCTGGGCCAACTGGGTCAACAGCCACGGAGGGATCTACGTTAAGGAGTACGGCAAGAACCTAACAGTTAAGATCATAGCCCTCGACGCCGGGAGCAACTCGCAGACGGCCCTCAGCGACTACGAGCAGCTGGTAGATGTTGACCACGTCGATATACTTGTGGCCGACTTCGGCTCGGTCATGACGGCGCCGGGCGTGAGCTTCACCAACTCCAGCCACGTGCTGTTCTGGGACGTGACGGGCAGCTCCTTCGCCTTCTTCGTTAACAACAACTACATAGTGCTCACGAGCCTGCCCGTCTCGCCCTACTTCATCCTCTACGTGCCTGGCTTCCTGCACACGCTCGGCATACACAACGTGGCCGTCATATATGACGAAAACGACTTCAACGCCTACCAGTCATACTTCCTGGCGCCTGGCCTTAAGTCGTATGGGATCAACGTGATCTACAACACCAGCGTACCGACCTCGACGTCTGACTACTCGAGCATAATCGCGACCCTTGAGACCCTTCACCCGCAGGCAGTCTTAGAGCTCGGCTACCCGACCAACGACATAGCCTTCCTGAACCAGCTGGCCAGCGCGCACGCCTGCTTCCCGCTGGTCCTGACGAACTTCCCAGGCCAGCTGCTGCCGACCTTCCTCAGCCAGGTGGGAGCTAACATGAACGGCACGTTCACCCTGGCCTACCCGCCCATAGTTAGCTACACGCCGCAGCTCGCGGCGAAGCTCGGGCTCAAGTGGTGGGGGCCGACCTATGAGGAGTTCGCCTCCCTTTGGGAGAGCACCTACCACACCCCGCCGAACTTCCTGGCCATAGCGGGCTTCAACGCAGGGCTCATAATAGAGGGCGCCATAATTAACGCCGGCTCGCTCAGCCCGTCAGCGCTGAAGGCCGCGGTCCTTAGCAACTTAAGCGGGAAGGTCATGACCATTGACGGCATATTCAACGTGACCTCCAACGGGATGCAGGTCGGCGAGAACCCGATACCGGCGCAGGTCTGGGTCTGGCCCAACGGCACCACCACCGTCAACCTGCTCTACCCGTCATCGTATAAGAATGGGACAGCTGTATACCCCGCCCCATGTCCGCCTTAA
- a CDS encoding cytochrome b N-terminal domain-containing protein → MGSDQGPEERGSRFRDAFKDLGEVFRMFYIETVPSYGNSFWFQIGFYVMVLAIVLAVTGAIMMFFGPYWWNYSVAGMYVSQIHFWAAEILVTLLFVHAFVNFSTKAYAKRKDMWVLGVIMLFLVLLEYAFGIGLNNNIVSQYNDKSGAGLWNALGVGWFVNPENFGAVLGWHTIIVPGVLMLLAGAHFMLTWRRGLARPHRPEIRYSMVKANHRKMFIGAGVLVVVVVAMGLVLGPLWAYPFIPALNAQWAAQHYPDLFAATLLQEYNYTSGTATYAKYTVFGYVNPYSYKWDNITYVNTREVYVVKPYEMLINMTNGTNYLAEFQAEPSSVQLAQLNAAYKYFSNNGSITAALHNASNPIEVVAAQLTLMAQSGLYDGALTQETWDHSSLNQLYEIRLITDTGLLHTIEGFKYHLHEYFMGMIKFNVEPWQIGSYWLAPYDALEAWGDHIPWWHTLYNASVALAFFIIVLLLPWIPGLRNLPDYLRLYKIFWNRYTIPEMRKQEARKGR, encoded by the coding sequence ATGGGAAGTGATCAGGGACCTGAGGAGAGGGGTTCTAGGTTCAGGGACGCCTTCAAGGACCTGGGCGAAGTATTCCGCATGTTCTACATAGAGACGGTGCCCTCCTACGGCAACAGCTTCTGGTTCCAGATAGGCTTCTACGTAATGGTGCTGGCCATAGTGCTCGCCGTCACGGGGGCAATAATGATGTTCTTCGGCCCCTACTGGTGGAACTACAGCGTGGCCGGCATGTACGTGAGCCAGATACACTTCTGGGCAGCTGAGATACTGGTCACGCTGCTCTTCGTTCACGCGTTTGTCAACTTCTCGACCAAGGCATACGCTAAGAGGAAGGACATGTGGGTCCTCGGCGTTATAATGCTCTTCTTAGTTTTGCTGGAGTACGCCTTCGGCATAGGCCTCAACAACAACATAGTGTCCCAGTACAACGACAAGAGCGGGGCCGGCCTCTGGAACGCCCTCGGCGTGGGCTGGTTCGTCAACCCTGAGAACTTCGGGGCCGTCCTGGGCTGGCACACCATAATCGTGCCCGGCGTGCTGATGCTCCTGGCAGGGGCCCACTTCATGCTCACCTGGAGGAGGGGCCTTGCGAGGCCCCACAGGCCTGAGATAAGGTACTCCATGGTTAAGGCTAACCACAGGAAGATGTTCATAGGGGCCGGCGTCCTGGTGGTAGTAGTGGTCGCCATGGGCCTCGTCCTTGGGCCCCTGTGGGCCTACCCCTTCATACCGGCGCTCAACGCCCAGTGGGCAGCCCAGCACTACCCTGACCTCTTCGCGGCCACGCTGTTGCAGGAGTACAACTACACCTCCGGCACCGCGACCTACGCTAAGTACACGGTGTTCGGCTACGTAAACCCCTACAGCTACAAATGGGACAACATAACCTACGTCAACACGAGGGAGGTCTACGTCGTGAAGCCTTACGAGATGCTGATCAACATGACCAACGGCACCAACTACCTGGCCGAGTTCCAGGCCGAGCCAAGCTCCGTGCAGTTGGCTCAGCTGAATGCCGCCTACAAATACTTCAGTAACAACGGCTCCATAACGGCCGCGCTCCACAACGCCTCAAACCCAATAGAGGTCGTGGCCGCCCAGCTGACCCTCATGGCCCAGTCAGGGCTCTACGACGGGGCCCTCACCCAGGAGACCTGGGACCACAGCAGCCTTAACCAGCTCTACGAGATAAGGCTCATCACCGACACTGGGCTACTGCACACTATAGAGGGCTTCAAGTACCACCTGCACGAGTACTTCATGGGCATGATAAAGTTCAACGTGGAGCCGTGGCAGATAGGCAGCTACTGGCTGGCCCCCTACGACGCCCTGGAGGCCTGGGGAGATCACATACCGTGGTGGCACACGCTCTACAACGCGTCCGTGGCCCTAGCGTTCTTCATAATAGTTCTGTTGCTGCCATGGATACCTGGCCTGAGGAACCTGCCTGACTACCTGAGGCTCTACAAGATATTCTGGAACAGGTACACCATACCTGAGATGAGGAAGCAGGAGGCCAGGAAGGGCAGGTAA
- a CDS encoding branched-chain amino acid ABC transporter permease, whose protein sequence is MSREPPVGLSTRRLIQLAVLLAVTAAIFLLGPLAYPNRPFFFTTMIFMLLAYGINLIYGMTGYLPFGYSVFYGLGAYGVYIGLRLGMGEALSFLFAVAITLGLAVVLLPLFRLRSHYFAIATLAALMGVYYLVDSSLLAHWTGAGEGASLAPIYDPTLTYYITLALLLAFVAVTAAIKFSRYGLGLRAIRGSVITAALDGVNVPRLRGIAWVLSALMAALAGAMNGWYVTFFYPDTVFSVSFNVYVIAYAIFGGAGTLTGPLIGTLVLNVIYNFINVSVYSNYLPLVFGAILIALILLMPNGLVDLLNRRAKARLP, encoded by the coding sequence ATGTCGAGGGAGCCCCCTGTGGGCCTCAGCACGAGGAGGCTCATACAGCTGGCCGTGCTGCTGGCGGTCACGGCGGCGATCTTCCTCCTGGGCCCCCTGGCTTACCCGAACAGGCCCTTCTTCTTCACGACCATGATCTTCATGCTGTTAGCCTACGGCATTAACCTCATATATGGGATGACTGGCTACCTGCCCTTCGGCTACAGCGTCTTCTACGGCCTCGGGGCCTACGGCGTCTACATAGGCCTGAGGCTGGGGATGGGGGAGGCCCTGAGCTTCCTCTTCGCAGTAGCGATAACCCTTGGCCTCGCCGTGGTCCTCCTGCCCCTCTTCAGGCTGAGGTCGCACTACTTCGCCATAGCGACCCTGGCGGCCCTCATGGGGGTCTACTACCTTGTGGACTCCTCGCTCCTGGCCCACTGGACGGGCGCGGGCGAGGGGGCGTCGCTGGCCCCCATCTACGACCCGACTCTGACGTACTACATCACGCTCGCCCTTCTCCTGGCCTTTGTCGCTGTCACGGCGGCGATAAAGTTCAGCAGGTATGGGCTGGGCCTCAGGGCCATAAGGGGCAGCGTGATAACGGCCGCCCTCGACGGGGTTAACGTGCCGCGGCTGAGGGGCATCGCGTGGGTCCTGAGCGCGCTCATGGCGGCCCTGGCGGGGGCCATGAACGGCTGGTACGTGACCTTCTTCTACCCCGACACCGTGTTCTCCGTCTCCTTCAACGTATATGTCATAGCTTACGCCATATTTGGCGGGGCGGGGACCCTCACGGGCCCCCTCATCGGGACCCTCGTCCTCAACGTGATATATAACTTCATAAACGTGTCGGTCTACTCTAACTACCTCCCCTTGGTCTTCGGGGCGATACTGATAGCGCTCATACTGTTGATGCCCAACGGCCTGGTGGACCTTTTGAACAGGAGGGCCAAGGCCAGGCTGCCCTAG
- a CDS encoding metallophosphoesterase family protein — protein sequence MRLLLISDAHGNPYALKAVLEAERYDEVLFLGDAVDYGPRPAEVIDLLRSAGARMVMGNHDNAVAFGVDCMCGEETHWVSVFFRANYTVKLVSPEQVAHLRSLQERVTLDLGPMGKALAVHGSPSSPLYGYLYPWLDDESLRKALTRSVRLSGGQGGGDLAYDVYLVGHTHYQFARRVYGRLLVNPGSVGQPRDGDPRAAYAVIDTDREGVELRRLKYDAERVVKELEALGVPEPYLGALKVMFLEGVTPRRPPGVQG from the coding sequence TTGAGGCTGCTGCTAATAAGTGACGCCCACGGCAACCCTTACGCCCTTAAGGCTGTACTTGAGGCGGAGAGGTACGACGAGGTCCTGTTCCTGGGCGACGCGGTAGACTACGGACCCAGGCCGGCCGAGGTCATAGATCTACTGAGGTCAGCCGGCGCTAGGATGGTGATGGGGAACCACGACAACGCCGTCGCCTTCGGCGTGGACTGCATGTGCGGCGAGGAGACCCACTGGGTGAGCGTCTTCTTCAGGGCCAACTACACCGTTAAGCTCGTCAGCCCTGAGCAGGTTGCCCACCTGAGGTCGCTGCAGGAGAGGGTAACCCTTGACCTCGGCCCCATGGGCAAGGCGCTGGCGGTCCACGGCTCCCCCTCCAGCCCCCTCTACGGCTACCTGTACCCATGGCTTGACGACGAGTCGCTGAGGAAGGCGCTGACGAGGAGCGTGAGGCTCTCAGGGGGCCAGGGCGGCGGCGACCTTGCCTATGATGTCTACCTCGTGGGGCACACCCACTACCAGTTCGCCAGGAGGGTATACGGCAGGCTGCTCGTGAACCCTGGGAGCGTAGGGCAGCCGAGGGACGGCGACCCCAGGGCCGCCTACGCGGTGATAGACACTGACAGGGAGGGCGTGGAGCTCAGGAGGCTTAAGTATGACGCCGAGAGGGTCGTTAAGGAGCTTGAGGCCCTCGGCGTGCCCGAGCCCTACCTGGGCGCCCTCAAGGTCATGTTCCTCGAGGGCGTCACGCCGAGGAGGCCTCCAGGAGTCCAGGGCTGA
- a CDS encoding branched-chain amino acid ABC transporter permease, giving the protein MAEKWRCEGLSAALSLTVYALVVGLLEGVFYAFMALGLNMVFGVVRMINIAHGDLIVLGGYLALTMFSSAHLSALAAFVVAFPLFFVLGVGVYYLFVPKLEVSSDPEMFSFIAFFGLSMIIESAATLAFGYYPTSLPFSALVSGTFYVLGHGVPKAFLVMTALSAAMLGVTYYYLQMTRMGRATRAIMQNKEQALALGINSRLVTLMAFAFGFALAGMAGVLAPYVIGYIYPAEGTFITVLAFVIVIIGALGDPLSSVVGGLVFGVAYQLLQVFLPYLAYPIVFFALLAIIVAKPGGILGKPEREV; this is encoded by the coding sequence GTGGCCGAAAAGTGGAGGTGTGAGGGGCTGAGCGCTGCCCTTTCACTTACAGTTTACGCCCTCGTCGTGGGCCTCCTGGAGGGGGTCTTCTACGCCTTCATGGCGCTGGGGCTCAACATGGTCTTCGGCGTGGTCAGGATGATTAACATAGCGCACGGCGACCTGATAGTCCTCGGCGGCTACCTCGCCCTCACCATGTTCTCCTCAGCCCACCTGAGCGCCCTGGCGGCCTTCGTCGTGGCCTTTCCCCTCTTCTTCGTGCTCGGGGTAGGCGTCTACTACCTGTTCGTGCCTAAGCTGGAGGTCAGCTCCGACCCAGAGATGTTCTCCTTCATCGCCTTCTTTGGGCTCTCCATGATAATAGAGTCCGCCGCCACGCTGGCCTTTGGCTACTACCCGACGTCGCTGCCCTTCTCCGCCCTCGTCTCAGGGACCTTCTACGTGCTTGGCCACGGAGTGCCGAAGGCCTTCTTGGTTATGACGGCCCTGTCAGCGGCCATGCTCGGCGTAACTTACTATTACCTGCAGATGACTAGGATGGGCAGGGCCACCAGGGCGATAATGCAGAACAAGGAGCAGGCCCTGGCCCTCGGCATCAACTCAAGGCTCGTGACCCTCATGGCCTTCGCCTTCGGCTTCGCCCTGGCCGGCATGGCCGGCGTGCTCGCTCCCTACGTGATCGGCTACATCTACCCTGCAGAGGGCACGTTCATCACAGTCCTGGCCTTCGTTATAGTCATAATAGGCGCCCTCGGCGACCCCCTCAGCTCAGTGGTGGGCGGGCTGGTCTTCGGCGTCGCCTACCAGCTGCTGCAGGTCTTCCTTCCCTACCTGGCCTACCCCATAGTGTTCTTCGCCCTCCTCGCTATAATAGTCGCCAAGCCTGGCGGCATCCTGGGCAAGCCGGAGAGGGAGGTGTAA
- a CDS encoding ATP-binding cassette domain-containing protein, with translation MPDPLLEVKGLYAGYGSLIVVRDVSFSVNEGSTTLILGLNGAGKTTTLKAIAGIVRPARGSVLFSGKNITSWPPHARAREGIVMITDSPVFFNMSVADNIKLAASPRHYRDPGEAVKEALSYFPDLARLVNLKASALSGGQRKMLAMAMAMVARPRLLLLDEPSTGLSPVMVMKVISYVRKLKEMGITILLAEQNPSFIELADHVMVMEMGRVKLYGAAEEVGKLEEVRRTFFQVT, from the coding sequence ATGCCTGACCCGCTCCTCGAGGTTAAGGGCCTCTACGCGGGCTACGGCAGCCTAATAGTAGTCAGGGACGTCAGCTTCAGCGTCAATGAGGGCTCCACGACGCTGATACTGGGACTTAACGGCGCCGGCAAGACCACTACGCTTAAGGCCATAGCTGGCATAGTGAGGCCCGCGAGGGGCTCGGTGCTCTTCAGCGGAAAGAACATAACTAGCTGGCCGCCTCACGCGAGGGCGAGGGAGGGCATAGTCATGATCACTGACAGCCCCGTCTTCTTCAACATGAGCGTGGCCGATAACATAAAGCTGGCCGCCTCGCCTAGGCACTACAGGGACCCGGGGGAGGCGGTGAAGGAGGCCCTTAGCTACTTCCCCGACCTGGCTAGGCTGGTCAACCTGAAGGCCTCGGCCCTCTCAGGGGGGCAGAGGAAGATGCTGGCGATGGCTATGGCCATGGTGGCGAGGCCGAGGCTCCTGCTGCTGGACGAGCCCTCCACGGGCCTCTCGCCGGTCATGGTCATGAAGGTGATATCATATGTGAGGAAGCTCAAGGAGATGGGCATAACCATCCTCCTGGCGGAGCAGAACCCGTCATTTATAGAGCTGGCGGACCACGTGATGGTTATGGAGATGGGGAGGGTCAAGCTCTACGGCGCCGCCGAGGAGGTAGGAAAGCTGGAGGAGGTCAGGAGGACCTTCTTCCAGGTGACCTAG
- a CDS encoding ABC transporter ATP-binding protein: MESDVYRDDALLEAIDLVKSFGRMRAVDGFSMNIEPGTVKALIGPNGAGKTTFINLVTGVLSPDSGRIRVDRRCLLRLAPYERARAGVARTYQIPKPYPNLTVLENVLVSAYFAGGLRGEEAVSAAEEALRFVGISSLADKLASELNAEQQKLVDFARALASRPKYVLIDEIGAGLGPEELEGLASRIRNLAKQGMGVLYVGHIMKMVSSVADWVVVMNEGRKVAEGTYDDIASNEEVIKIYLGERHA, translated from the coding sequence GTGGAAAGCGATGTATACAGGGACGACGCCTTGCTGGAGGCCATAGACCTCGTTAAGTCCTTCGGCAGGATGAGGGCCGTCGACGGCTTCTCCATGAACATAGAGCCTGGGACAGTTAAGGCCCTTATAGGCCCCAACGGGGCCGGGAAGACCACTTTCATTAACCTGGTAACCGGCGTGCTGAGCCCTGACTCGGGCAGGATCAGGGTGGACAGGAGGTGCCTGCTCAGGCTGGCCCCCTACGAGAGGGCCAGGGCCGGGGTGGCCAGGACCTACCAGATACCGAAGCCCTACCCCAACCTGACGGTGCTGGAGAACGTGCTGGTCTCAGCCTACTTCGCAGGGGGCCTGAGGGGCGAGGAGGCCGTCAGCGCGGCCGAGGAGGCGCTGAGGTTCGTCGGGATATCATCATTGGCTGACAAGCTGGCGTCCGAGCTCAACGCGGAGCAGCAGAAGCTCGTGGACTTCGCGAGGGCCCTGGCCTCAAGGCCCAAGTACGTGCTAATTGACGAGATAGGCGCCGGCCTCGGCCCCGAGGAGCTTGAGGGCCTGGCCTCCAGGATCAGGAACCTGGCCAAGCAGGGGATGGGGGTCCTCTACGTTGGACACATAATGAAGATGGTCAGTTCCGTGGCGGACTGGGTTGTCGTCATGAACGAGGGCAGGAAGGTCGCCGAGGGGACCTATGATGATATAGCCTCAAATGAGGAGGTCATAAAGATCTACCTCGGTGAGAGGCATGCCTGA
- a CDS encoding KaiC domain-containing protein, with translation MRTYVPGLDEILYGGIPERSAVLISGGPGTGKSILGKQFLYNGLTRGEPCVFVALEEHPAATRRSFRHFGWDVDRYEREGRCAIVDAFTAGVGGGGPEGEVPGEGRRQRPRADRRPEAGHKRHGGAEDNIDSMSTLYLTKPAVARSIVMMLKRVIAGLGATAMFVSQVSVGERGFGGPGVEHAVDGIIRLDLDEVEGKLYRSIVVWKMRDAKISMVRHPMDVTDEGVVVQWDKYLRVTGVSVSVQPLPKEEVEEMRRAVEEAEKEVRKAAAAEEEEG, from the coding sequence GTGAGGACGTACGTGCCTGGCCTTGACGAGATACTCTACGGCGGCATACCGGAGAGGAGCGCGGTGCTGATCTCAGGCGGCCCCGGCACGGGGAAGTCGATACTGGGCAAGCAGTTCCTCTACAACGGGCTCACCAGGGGCGAGCCCTGCGTCTTCGTGGCCCTGGAGGAGCACCCCGCTGCTACAAGGAGGAGCTTCAGGCACTTCGGCTGGGACGTAGACAGGTACGAGAGGGAGGGCAGGTGCGCCATAGTTGACGCCTTCACCGCCGGCGTGGGGGGCGGCGGCCCAGAGGGAGAGGTACCTGGTGAAGGACGCCGACAACGTCCACGAGCTGATAGACGTCCTGAGGCAGGCCATAAAAGACACGGGGGCGCAGAGGATAACATTGACTCGATGAGCACCCTCTACCTGACCAAGCCGGCGGTGGCCAGGTCAATAGTCATGATGCTCAAGAGGGTCATAGCGGGCCTCGGGGCCACGGCCATGTTCGTCAGCCAGGTCTCTGTGGGCGAGAGGGGCTTCGGGGGGCCAGGGGTTGAGCACGCCGTTGACGGCATAATAAGGCTCGACCTGGACGAGGTTGAGGGGAAGCTCTACAGGTCCATAGTCGTCTGGAAGATGAGGGACGCCAAGATAAGCATGGTGAGGCACCCCATGGACGTAACGGACGAGGGGGTCGTGGTCCAGTGGGACAAGTACCTCAGGGTCACGGGCGTCTCGGTTAGCGTGCAGCCGCTGCCGAAGGAGGAGGTCGAGGAGATGAGGAGGGCCGTGGAGGAGGCAGAGAAAGAGGTCAGGAAGGCCGCGGCGGCCGAGGAGGAAGAGGGGTGA
- a CDS encoding 2,3-diphosphoglycerate-dependent phosphoglycerate mutase codes for MAMLCLLRHGESLWNEEDRFTGWVDVPLTERGRQEALRAGLLLRGYRFDVAYTSILQRAVETLELVLLAMGYRVPVIRDWHLNERSYGDLQGLNKEEAAKVYGEEQVRTWRRSYKAVPPNGESLEMTQKRVVPFFRNTVMLDLRDGKNVLVVAHGNSLRALVMYLEDIPEDAIPTVEIPTGQPIIYEVELEKDKLVIKSRKVLS; via the coding sequence GTGGCGATGCTCTGTCTGCTCAGGCACGGGGAGTCGCTGTGGAACGAGGAGGACAGGTTCACGGGCTGGGTCGACGTGCCCTTAACCGAGAGGGGGAGGCAGGAGGCCCTCAGGGCGGGGCTGCTGCTAAGGGGCTACAGGTTTGACGTCGCTTACACGAGCATCCTTCAGAGGGCCGTTGAGACCCTGGAGCTAGTGCTGCTCGCCATGGGCTACAGGGTGCCGGTGATAAGGGACTGGCACCTGAACGAGAGGAGCTACGGGGACCTGCAGGGGCTGAACAAGGAGGAGGCGGCCAAGGTCTACGGGGAGGAGCAGGTGAGGACGTGGAGGAGGAGCTATAAGGCCGTGCCCCCTAACGGCGAGAGCCTTGAGATGACGCAGAAGAGAGTCGTCCCCTTCTTCAGGAACACGGTAATGCTTGACCTGAGGGACGGCAAGAACGTGCTCGTGGTAGCCCACGGGAACAGCCTGAGGGCCCTCGTGATGTACCTGGAGGACATACCTGAGGACGCCATTCCGACCGTGGAGATACCGACGGGGCAGCCAATTATTTATGAAGTTGAACTTGAAAAGGACAAATTAGTTATAAAGTCTAGGAAAGTCTTATCATGA